From the Lathyrus oleraceus cultivar Zhongwan6 chromosome 3, CAAS_Psat_ZW6_1.0, whole genome shotgun sequence genome, the window AGAAAAATATATtccaaaaataaataaataaaatcattATAAATAAACTCAGATATAAACAAGAAAATAATCATTTGCGTTATGGAGAAATTGGGAGAGACTCAATACTAGGAATAGAAAATCAGTAGATTGGAGCAAAAAATCATTTGTTGAAAAATCAACGGAGCAATTCAAACTTTTGAAGTCAACAACATGTAATAAATAATATgcaataataatataaataataattGTCTTGAAAATACATTCATCCGAGAGCAACATTCAATTATAAATATCAAAAGTGTATTCCTCATACTCTTAAATAACAAGATATAAAATACACGGCGTATTCCTCATACTCTTAAATATAACTCAGGTGACCAAATGATCTGAAAATTTGATGTTAAAACTTCTCTTAACTAAGAATATTTTCTTCTTGACATTTTTTATTTTTGCCCTGCCCAGCTTATAACATGAGAAACTAATACTCTCCAAAACTTGGCTTTTTTCCATAACAAATTTAGCAAAACTAAACTCCGTCTCACCACCCGTAAATTTTGCAAATCTTACCACTTTAAGAGTAGATAGAAAACATTCAGGTACAATCGCAAAATTCGGCGGTCTTTTGGCAGAATATATTGGATACTGATGAGAACAAATAAAAAACATAACATGTTAATATTACATGACAAGGTACAATCAAGAGAATGAAAAAGAAACTCAAATACCTATTATGTTTTAATTTTAACTTTAATAACAAAAACATTAACACAATTTTTACTTTTCATATATTTTAACTAGAAATAATTAAAACAAATTTGTATTTATTTTCAATAACAAAAAATTAACACAAGTTTTACATTTTATATATTTCAACTAGAAATAATTAAAACAAATAGATATTTTATTTTCACTTCTTTTTGTTGTTACACCAAAAGATATTATCTTAGTTTGATTTTGTAAAATTTAAAGATTATATAAATCACGAACCTTTAAAACTAGAGTCTCCAAACACGGTGATTTTAACAGTAAGCATAGCAAGTTTTCAATGGTAACAAAGTAACTGATACACAGATTACTCAGCATTCCAAAAGCAGAAATATCAGCCAAATAATGTTACATTGCTTATAGCTTTTCTATCTTCTCTACTAAAAAACAACAACTACTAGAAATGCCAATATTAACAAAGTAACGCTTTTCTATCTTCTCTACTGAAATGCCAAAGCTTATAGCTTTTCTATCTTCTCTACTAAAAAACGTTGCTGAATCAAATGATACCAACCAACAACAACTACTACTACAACAACAAAAGATCTCAGTTTTTCAAGGCTTAACTCGACCCAACATCTCAATTCAAAGCTACCTTGAAAGAATTTTCAAGTATGCAAATTGTAGTCCATCATGTTTCATTGTTGCATATGTTTATCTTGATCGTTTCACTCAAAAACAACCTTATTTGCCTGTTAATTCCTTCAATGTTCATCGGTTGCTCATTACAAGTGTTATGGTGGCTGCTAAATTCATGGATGACATGTAAGTTTCTTCATCTTGTGTTCTTATCAAGTAAGATACTCatagttttattttatttttctttcattcCATAAATATGTTATGAAAGTTTACGCTAAACATTGATGAATTGTGAAGCTTTCTTTAGTTATTGATCAGTATAGAATTTCTGTGAAATGTCCCTTTAGTGGAGTTAATTAAATTTGAAGAAGAGCTTATCTTCAGCATATCAAATATTTATGCAATTTCTTACTATATATATTTACATATTCTTTAGTCTATTGTGCCATTGAAATTGTTCATTTCACAAAAACTAAAAAGAAAATATACatgagaaaataaaaatgaaaatatcCTAATAACAAATTTTGAAATTACtgtaattaattttttaaattttttttaattattataaatacattgtaaaaaataataaattgGGATAATGAgttttaaatgaattaaataatatAATTTGAGAAAAAAAATTACTTATCCGTCGGAATTATAAGACCATTTAATTGTCCATAAATATAAAATAGTATTAAAATCTCTCTATATAATAATTCCTTTTAAAAACATTATATTATTTTAATACCATATTAAATATACTATACAAATTATAGtatatattaattatattattaacCTTTTTTTAATATCAGTAAAAATTCAAAAGTCTTACATAAAGACTGAGGGGGTTATCAGTTTTAAATCGAAAACCGAAAatcaattattttaattaatgACATTTTTTTCAAATGTTACAATTCTTATATAACGTGTGAGTATTTAAAACTATTTCTGAAATTTTGAATGTCTTCTTGTGAAATTTATGATGTTAGATACACCTAAGCAAATAAAAAGCATCAATTTATGTATGTAAAATAAAATATGTGATCAACAAAATTTTGCATGATAGTTACCCTATTAAATTCAGTGATATTTACTACTTTCTAGTTTCTACAAAAATCATGTGACATTTACATATAAATTGACAACGACCATACAAGTTAAAAGAATATGGCTTTGCTTGTGAATAATACTATCTCCAGCCTGTCTTTCCATTAGATGGAGACAACCCACCCATGTGATCACCCTTATTGCATGGAGATGCACTCTCCATCTAACTTTTATTCGGACTCAccaaatttaaaaaaaaaacattttacTAATTGTTCTCAATCAACTAGAGACAATCGATAATATGCGGTAGACTTGAATTTCTAATACGATGAAGAGAGACGACTGATGAGACAATCGATAATATGCGGTAGACTTGAATTTCTAGTATGATGAAGAGGAGATTGAACTATAAAATTAACATTTCAATGTTACTTAATAAAAGAATAATGAATAGTATGTGTAAGTCCGAGTTTGAATATTACATTTTTCTTCGTCTCTAATATTTTATGTACGAGAGTTGGTCGAGATATTCATGTATCTTCAGATCAAATGTGAACTTTCTCTTATTAGATTTTTGATCAATTCAAAAATAGAGGCGATAATAATAAGTAGAAACTCATATACACAACCGTGTTGTTTATGGGTTGAACTTTAGTAATAATATTCAACTTAATAATGTTAACTTTTTTCGGTCGAGCTATTATTTACGCTATTATTTACTTGCCATTTTACTAATAAATTATGTCATATATCATAATTTATAATATAATGCTtcaatattttaaaattttcagatACTACAACAATGCTTACTATGCAAAAGTTGGAGGAATCACCACCATAGAGATGAATTTTCTTGAATTGGACTTTTTATTTGGTTTGGGATTTCATTTAAATGTAACTCCAAACACTTTCCAAGCCTATTGTGTTCACCTACAAAGTGAAATGATGCTGATGCAACCTCTAAATTTTACAGATTATTCCTTAAGTTTAGGAAAACCACTAAATACCCATTTATGTTTTAATGAAGATGAATCTTCACATCAAAAGCAACAACAGTTAGCTGTGTGAaatttttcttcatttcatgcatatgTAATATTCTGCTTGTAGAGGGTTGTGAACCAATTAAAATTTGAATTCCattattataaaatataattGTCTCTTCTTTACAGCCTGGCTAGAAATATGTGGATTACATAGTTTTGgtaatataataaaatataagTATATACTTTTATGCACCTTTGGATACTCTAGAAGAAGAATAGCACTATGTATAACTCTTTGCACACAAAAAAAAGTTGTGGGAGACAAAAGGATGGTACATGTTGTACACAATAGTACAGTTGATGAATTGTTTGATTTATTTGCATGACCAACAAAATAGAAACGGCAGCAAGCAGGTTATTTTGTATTCAACTCGTAGCGTTAGAGCGGTTCTAGAGAATATAGAGTTTAACAAAATTAAAGACGAACATAATGCAAATTTGGTGCGAGAATTTTCGGAATCAAGAGTTAGAAAAGTAGTGTGGGAATGCGATAGCGACAAAAGCCTAGTTCCATTCGGAGTAAATCTCGGATTTGTGAAAGAATTTTGAGAGGAATCAAAAAAGACTTTTTTGAGGGTTACGTCTAAAGGATGGTTAAGAGCGGTAATAGTTCATTTGTGATTTTGATCCCAAAGAAgagaaacaaaaaaaaacatcaaaATACAGACTTATCTCCTTGATAGGATGTATCTATAAGGTGCAAACAATGGATAGCAGGCTGAGTTTGTTTCAGCTTCAGGTTGCTCTCCTAGTGCCTCATGTTAAGTTTCGGTTTTGTGTTATATCGGTAGAGAGATATGTGGCTTTTGTAGCCTCTGTTTCTGTCGTGGAGCTCTCAGAGGGTTTATTGAGGTTCCTGTGTTCTGTCGTCCATCAGTATGTTTAGTGATGGAGCAGCCTTGGTGTTTCTGTCGGCTTTTCGTTTCGGTAGGTTCTCGTTGGGCATGTGCTGTGTCTTCAAGTTTTGGAAGGCTTTGGTTTGGCTTTCTCCATGCTGCTGTGTTAGTTTGTGTTTGTTGTGGCAATTTTTGCCATCAGTAAGAGGTGAGCGATTATTATGGCTTCTGGCAGCTGGTTGTTGGTTCTTTTGGGGTAACTTGTGTTGTAATTGGTAACTTTGGCATGTCTTATGCCTTTTTCTTACATATCTATTTCTCTGTTTCAAAAGAAATGAATCAACTCAATGTGAATATTTTGTATTAGTATTATATATTTAGTGTTACAAATTCATTTAGGAATTGAACTAATAAGGCACGCACAAAATTTGTGTTACGTGTAAATAATGCATAGTAATGCTATATAAAAACAAGGCTTAAACTTCAGACATTAGACGAAGGTGTAGTGTAACAATCCAAATGCAGAAAGAGTTGGCAGAAGGACAATAAGAATAAACAAAGAGACTTTTTTGAGTGAGCTTAATATTCCAATAAGATCAATGTGCTTAAAAGAAGAGCAATCTCTAGTTTCATCAATATTGATAACAAGAGTTTATCTTACCATCAGTCAATACTCAAATCTTTCCTCAGTTTTGATAATAAATATGAAAAGTTTATTCTCCGCCCTCTTAAATAATTCATGTGTCTAAATAATCTGAAAATTCTATGTTACAACTTCTCTTAACTGAGAATATTTTCTTCTTAACTTTTTTCATTTTTGCCCCACGCAGCTTATAACATGAGAAACTAATACTCTCCAAAACTTGGCTTTTTTCCATAACAAATTTAGCAAAACTAAACTCCTGCTGACCACCCGTAAACTTTGCAAATCTTACCACTTTAAGAGTAGATAGAAAACATTCAGGTACAATCGCAAACTTCGGCGGTCTTTTGGCAGAATATATTGGATACTGATGAGAACAAATAAAAAACATAACATGTTAATATTACATGACAAGGTACAATCAAGAGAATGAAAAAGAAACTCAAATACCTATTATGTTTTAATTTTAACTTTAATAACAAAAACATTAACACAATTTTTACTTTTCATATATTTTAACTAGAAATAATTAAAACAAATTTGTATTTATTTTCAATAACAAAAAATTAACACAAGTTTTACATTTTATATATTTCAACTAGAAATAATTAAAACAAATAGATATTTTATTTTCACTTCTTTTTGTTGTTACACCAAAAGATATTATCTTAGTTTGATTTTGTAAAATTTAAAGATTATATAAATCACGAACCTTTAAAACTAGAGTCTCCAAACACGGTGATTTTAACAGTAAGCATAGCAAGTTTTCAATGGTAACAAAGTAACTGATACACAGATTACTCAGCATTCCAAAAGCAGAAATATCAGCCAAATAATGTTCCATTGGTGCAAGATTCtggaaaacaaaaagaaaaatgtgTTTGTGTTAGTTAGGACAACATATTGAGAAACCTTATACAAGATAAAGTAAATGAAGAATTAGAAGTATTCACTATTGAAGAATCTAACACTTGATAACCATATAATATGGGAAGTGTTTTGACCACAACAGCTCAACAATTTCTTATTATCAAAAAATCATACCTGAAGTATTAAACCTTTCAAATTATTAATATTGAATAGTTTACGAACAAAAATCTTCAATTCTTGCCCACTCATGTTCACCTTTGAATCATCACTTAGAGAAATGGAAGCCTCAGCAACGTGTGCAGCATCTAGCAAAGTGGTCTCAGATGATACATAGCTCCTATATAAATAATTTGTAACATAGGAAGCACGAATCTCAATTTCAGCATGTGACACATTGGACGAATAATCCCATTGACGCTCTATTATAACTTTTTCAAGAAGAGGCGCATCGATAGTAACACGCTTTACATCTAACCAAATGCAATCACATGATATATAGTCTCTAAGAACTGGGAATTTAAGTGTTAACTCTTTGGATTGATTGGAGGAGTAACAAGTAATTTTCATTGGACTTCGGATTGCAACCAAATACAGGGCAGTGAGGGATGAAAGACAAACAAAAGACGGAAATTGGATAATAGAATGACCCATAGCCAACTCCAATTTCTCCAGGGACTGGCACTTGAAAATGGGATAGCATGAAATGCTGCATTCATTGTGGGAAAGGAGAgaaatcactttaatttttttatttgaaacaaGAGATATCAACTGGCCGATAATGTAGGGGTCATATTTCTCTTCAAGAAGAAGATGAAATTCATTGATGTTTGAAGCATTGAGGTGAAGCAGCATCCTGCATACAAAGTTGATAAAAGTAGTTTTGTTTCTCAGATAGATGTTTGAATCATTTAAACATAGTTTTGTGATATATGTCCACATGTATATCCACCTCTGTGATAAAACACTAGTACGAATTGCATCTTTAAAACAAAGAAAAGTAAGAATATGGCCAATGATAAAGTCAGGTAGGTTGCTTATCCTATCTTCTTCACCTTGGCTGCATTTTTGCCTCTTTGAACACTCACTCTCATCTTGTCTGTCACGTGCAGTAACAAAACCACCGGAATCCATTTTTTTTGTAGTAAGTTCCTAAAATCAGAGGAAAAAACATTGATATTTTATGAAAAAGCATAGACAATCTATAGACCGAAGAAAAACATTTTCCAGTGAGTGGCCTATTAACATTTGTCATTTTACTTTAAAATTAGAGGGCATGCAGCATGCACAATTAGGTGTAAACCTATGAAGCACAGACACGAAGTACGGCGATAGAGATTGAAGAAGTGCTTTCATTGGGCATGGCTAGAGATTTGTTGGTGCTTTCATTCGGCATGGCTAGAGGTTTGTTGGGTAACATCATGTATTATAAGTTATTTATATGGTATTTATAGACACAGTGACCACCcaaatcaaatttaaaacaaACTGTCTAACAAGAGTCCGCTATACCATGGCGAACGAAAGCACTACCGCCATGGAAAAaacaaattgaaaagaaaataCTGATTTACCTTACTTTTTCTTTGGCGGCCTCGTTAAAATCGAAGATCAATAGCACAGCCCAAACTTTTTCCGTCTAACACTAGCAAAAATAGAGGATCTGGATTGTGTGATTTCAATTTCCCGTCCAAATTTATGAAATGCAGATTTTACAGATCGAAACCGTTAACGGTGAGTCACCATTCACGATGGCGCTTGGTGGAGAGTGCGGCTATTCACGATGGCGCTTGGTGGAGAGGGAGGCTTCTCTCCGCTGCCTTTTAACTTTGTTTGCTATGGAATGAAATTTTGAAATTAGGGTTCTCGGCGGTATTCGaagagaatatatatatatatggaaaaTCAGCATCACCCAAGATTTCCCTGTGAACCCCTAATACTGTGTTTGGATAGTAAGATAAAATTAAAGgaaagaaaattaaaaaataaaaaataaaatagaaagaGAGAAGATTGGTTTAGTTGTTTGGAAGGAGAGAAAAAAAATAAGAGAGAAAAAAAAACAATTCTATGATATGTAATTAAGgcaaaatacaaaaaaaaaaagatgaaatTGATAATATTCTTTCAGATTCCTCTTGTTGGAAAAAAAAAAGGAGTATCTGATAAGAGTATTGGAGTGTATCAGTGTGATACGGTTCGGCAGTGCTTCACATGTGTAaacaaattgaaaaataaatGTTGATTTACCTTCTTTTGCCTTAAGCTACGTCGTCCAAATTGAAAATCAATAGCACTGCCCAAACTTTTTTCGATCGTCTAACATTAGCGAAAATAGAGGATTTCGATGGTATGATTTCGATTTCCTGTCCAAAATTATGAAATGCGCTTTTTACCGTTTGAAACCGTTAAAGGCGAGTCACCATATTGCGGCTATTCACGAAGGCGCTTGATGGAGAGGAAGTCTTCTCTCCGTTGCCTTTTAACTTTGTAATTTTGAAATTAGGGTACTCGGCAGAAAGTGAAgattatatatataaaaaatatgaGAAACAAAACTTTCGAAATAATTTcattatattatatataaaaaattgaATTTCAGTTACTAGTTCATATACAATGTCTAATCACATTATATTTTCAAATACAACATACTACATGCAGATTGGATGTTGCAATAACTTTTTTAACTAAGCTCTAATATTTTATATTATGCTTCATTAAACTATAGTTTAATTCAAGAAATTTAGAAGTTTGAAGTTAGGTTGAAGTGATTATACATCACAATTTATGTGGTGTTAAAAGTTTCTTCATTTGTGTATATAATTGATTTTGTTAAATGGTTGAATATAATTTATGTTGGTCTTGGTCCAACTTTAATAGAAAGTCAATACGTGACAATATTGTTATAGGGAACTTTCGCCTCATGCTTTAGATGTCTTTTCGTATTTTCTGTCATAATTTATGACCTTTGGAAACTAAAGTAGTTAAGTGTTTTTCTAAAGCGATATGGATTGTTGATAATGCGCTTTTCTTTTGGTAGAGTATTGCATGATCTTTGTAGAGTCAATGACACAATTACGGGGTTCGTTGTTTTCTTCATATGTACTTCTACAACATTATATTGTCTCAATTTATGAAATTGGTGTCCACCATGAGTCAAAAATTAAAATAGGGTACTTTTGTCTTTTGGATTGATCCCATAATTTTGGCAACTACTTCTACCTTTGCTCGCAAATATGGTCTCGAAGGGGCTTTCCTTGACGTGGGTTATTCTTCTAATTGGGGTATATTGATCCCCGACGAAGATAAAAGAATTTGCATTGAATATCGTGAGTGTGTTATTCCTTTTTATGAAAGAACTTTTTCAATCAGGGGTCACCGCCTTCTGTTGAATAGTTTTTAAATAGATGTTTTGAATCATCTGATGATTATATATGGTGTCAAGTACATTATTGTCAATCAAACATTGTTTGTAACATGATGGTCATTAAGATGGTTGATGAGTACTTTACTAATCATGTTGAGGAACATGAGCAACCTAGATGGGATATGTCCCTCGTTCATATACAAGAGTAATATATGTGGACCGCTTGATTGAGTATGATTGTAAGATGCATGGTCGCGCTCAAATAAGTCAATATGAGATATTGAGTTTATTTGTTTGTTATCAAGTGTACTCGGGGATCTTGTTAGTCGGCATGAGTTTTTGTGTTTAAGATAAATTTGAACTTAAAAATTTAGAGATTATTGAAAACAATTTGATTTAGAAAATTAATCATGTTTTTTATATTATAAGTTATTAATTTTTTATCATACCTAAATTTAACTATGATAAAAACTTTATCTTACAATATTTGTTTTTTTAAGAGGAAAAGAAATAGTTTTCTAATACtaatgaaaaataatttttaatattagtttaaattaattttaaattgtTTATAACTTCTTGTTGAAAGAATTTTTACCTTACAATATTTGTTTTTTTAAGaggaaaaaaaatattttttaatactaataaaaaataattttcaaTATTAGTTTAAATTAGTTTAAAATTGTTTATAACTTCTTGTTGAAAGAATTTTTTTATGTATAATGATAATTAATTATTAAAACCAAAATAACCTAATTGTGCACTAAGTGAACATTTTAAACAAgattaaataaaaaaatcaagACCCTAAACAAAGGCTACATGAATCCAAAGCACCCAACAATTAAACCAAGTAAAATATCAAATAAAGATCGAGACAGTGAGAATAAACCAACATACGGGGAATATATTATCCCCGGTGAGTAAAGATTTACCCTTCTTTTTTATTTCTTATTCATCATGTTTTTGATCCCGCCCCTTTTCGTAACTCTTCTTCTTTATCTGCACCCTTCTTTTGAAAATACTGGTGATGGTTGAGGTTTTAGGGTCGTAGTCGAAAATATTAGTGATGGTTGAGGCTTTAGGGTCGTAGTCCTTGATGTTCTTCTATGTGAAAAACAATAACTTTAAATAGATGATTTGTAAATTATGGATGAATGAAAAGAGTTGGAGATTTGCTAACGTTGATGATCATTTCATTGTCTCTTACGTTTTGGGGGtcaagatagtgattactgaaaagtcaattgcttctttactgaacatggagaaagatggaggaagaaggatctacaacatcaatcctaggtCAAGGTGCATTACTCAGGAAATCAAtcccaccatcttcaaactcaacactgaaggcaatccttcaaagaacaaagaacttcatcagaacctcagagtatggctcaagatcattctgggaaccattcatcaccgcccagcatccaactcctctgactacatcaatacagatcagaagtgcattttgtattgcattcacaaggggttgaagctctgcctccctgcactcctcttcaagtatctcaaagactctgtacgggagaccagaaacaacatgaagcccagaacctacatccctctgggaagactgttgtctgatgttctgatcgagaatgggctggtagatcatctggagaagaatAAACTTATGcaagatctggcgatagatactggcaggcctctgaacgccagaaatctgaagagcatgggaattttgaagaagattcaagtcagacccacgatggacacctcctgggacgctttgaaagatcagaggaagctgccacatggtcttgcaaggttctacaagaatgaacccagagataCAATTCTTCTCTATCTccagcgtctgaaggatgaaggcgtagacatctctgacttcagactaGATGATGCtctggattcagaagaagactttgtcagattcaaaagaggtccctctgagaagaagtcttcaaaggcaaagaaagtaaggctaggagaaacttctggaagcagatctccagcacctctgcaagtATCTACCGGTAAGTCTGCTCCTCCTATTCCCTCTGAACctctgatggtttcctctactccTTCTTCATCACCTCTACCCAAACCCATATACACCACATCTGA encodes:
- the LOC127126898 gene encoding F-box/FBD/LRR-repeat protein At3g14710 isoform X6 gives rise to the protein MLLHLNASNINEFHLLLEEKYDPYIIGQLISLVSNKKIKVISLLSHNECSISCYPIFKCQSLEKLELAMGHSIIQFPSFVCLSSLTALYLVAIRSPMKITCYSSNQSKELTLKFPVLRDYISCDCIWLDVKRVTIDAPLLEKVIIERQWDYSSNVSHAEIEIRASYVTNYLYRSYVSSETTLLDAAHVAEASISLSDDSKVNMSGQELKIFVRKLFNINNLKGLILQNLAPMEHYLADISAFGMLSNLCISYFVTIENLLCLLLKSPCLETLVLKYPIYSAKRPPKFAIVPECFLSTLKVVRFAKFTGGQQEFSFAKFVMEKSQVLESISFSCYKLRGAKMKKVKKKIFSVKRSCNIEFSDYLDT
- the LOC127126898 gene encoding F-box protein At4g22280 isoform X1 produces the protein MDSGGFVTARDRQDESECSKRQKCSQGEEDRISNLPDFIIGHILTFLCFKDAIRTSVLSQRWIYMWTYITKLCLNDSNIYLRNKTTFINFVCRMLLHLNASNINEFHLLLEEKYDPYIIGQLISLVSNKKIKVISLLSHNECSISCYPIFKCQSLEKLELAMGHSIIQFPSFVCLSSLTALYLVAIRSPMKITCYSSNQSKELTLKFPVLRDYISCDCIWLDVKRVTIDAPLLEKVIIERQWDYSSNVSHAEIEIRASYVTNYLYRSYVSSETTLLDAAHVAEASISLSDDSKVNMSGQELKIFVRKLFNINNLKGLILQNLAPMEHYLADISAFGMLSNLCISYFVTIENLLCLLLKSPCLETLVLKYPIYSAKRPPKFAIVPECFLSTLKVVRFAKFTGGQQEFSFAKFVMEKSQVLESISFSCYKLRGAKMKKVKKKIFSVKRSCNIEFSDYLDT
- the LOC127126898 gene encoding F-box protein At4g22280 isoform X2, whose protein sequence is MDSGGFVTARDRQDESECSKRQKCSQGEEDRISNLPDFIIGHILTFLRFKDAIRTSVLSQRWIYMWTYITKLCLNDGNIYLRNKTTFINFVCRMLLHLNASNINEFHLLLEEKYDPYIIGQLISLVSNKKIKVISLLSHNECSISCYPIFKCQSLEKLELAMGHSIIQFPSFVCLSSLTALYLVAIRSPMKITCYSSNQSKELTLKFPVLRDYISCDCIWLDVKRVTIDAPLLEKVIIERQWDYSSNVSHAEIEIRASYVTNYLYRSYVSSETTLLDAAHVAEASISLSDDSKVNMSGQELKIFVRKLFNINNLKGLILQNLAPMEHYLADISAFGMLSNLCISYFVTIENLLCLLLKSPCLETLVLKYPIYSAKRPPKFAIVPECFLSTLKVVRFAKFTGGQQEFSFAKFVMEKSQVLESISFSCYKLRGAKMKKVKKKIFSVKRSCNIEFSDYLDT
- the LOC127126898 gene encoding F-box/LRR-repeat protein 13 isoform X4; this encodes MDSGGFVTARDRQDESECSKRQKCSQGEEDRISNLPDFIIGHILTFLCFKDAIRTSVLSQRMLLHLNASNINEFHLLLEEKYDPYIIGQLISLVSNKKIKVISLLSHNECSISCYPIFKCQSLEKLELAMGHSIIQFPSFVCLSSLTALYLVAIRSPMKITCYSSNQSKELTLKFPVLRDYISCDCIWLDVKRVTIDAPLLEKVIIERQWDYSSNVSHAEIEIRASYVTNYLYRSYVSSETTLLDAAHVAEASISLSDDSKVNMSGQELKIFVRKLFNINNLKGLILQNLAPMEHYLADISAFGMLSNLCISYFVTIENLLCLLLKSPCLETLVLKYPIYSAKRPPKFAIVPECFLSTLKVVRFAKFTGGQQEFSFAKFVMEKSQVLESISFSCYKLRGAKMKKVKKKIFSVKRSCNIEFSDYLDT
- the LOC127126898 gene encoding F-box protein At4g22280 isoform X3 — its product is MDSGGFVTARDRQDESECSKRQKCSQGEEDRISNLPDFIIGHILTFLCFKDAIRTSVLSQRWIYMWTYITKLCLNDSNIYLRNKTTFINFVCRMLLHLNASNINEFHLLLEEKYDPYIIGQLISLVSNKKIKVISLLSHNECSISCYPIFKCQSLEKLELAMGHSIIQFPSFVCLSSLTALYLVAIRSPMKITCYSSNQSKELTLKFPVLRDYISCDCIWLDVKRVTIDAPLLEKVIIERQWDYSSNVSHAEIEIRASYVTNYLYRSYVSSETTLLDAAHVAEASISLSDDSKNLAPMEHYLADISAFGMLSNLCISYFVTIENLLCLLLKSPCLETLVLKYPIYSAKRPPKFAIVPECFLSTLKVVRFAKFTGGQQEFSFAKFVMEKSQVLESISFSCYKLRGAKMKKVKKKIFSVKRSCNIEFSDYLDT
- the LOC127126898 gene encoding F-box/FBD/LRR-repeat protein At3g14710 isoform X5 encodes the protein MQPRMLLHLNASNINEFHLLLEEKYDPYIIGQLISLVSNKKIKVISLLSHNECSISCYPIFKCQSLEKLELAMGHSIIQFPSFVCLSSLTALYLVAIRSPMKITCYSSNQSKELTLKFPVLRDYISCDCIWLDVKRVTIDAPLLEKVIIERQWDYSSNVSHAEIEIRASYVTNYLYRSYVSSETTLLDAAHVAEASISLSDDSKVNMSGQELKIFVRKLFNINNLKGLILQNLAPMEHYLADISAFGMLSNLCISYFVTIENLLCLLLKSPCLETLVLKYPIYSAKRPPKFAIVPECFLSTLKVVRFAKFTGGQQEFSFAKFVMEKSQVLESISFSCYKLRGAKMKKVKKKIFSVKRSCNIEFSDYLDT
- the LOC127126902 gene encoding cyclin-U4-1; amino-acid sequence: MPKLIAFLSSLLKNVAESNDTNQQQLLLQQQKISVFQGLTRPNISIQSYLERIFKYANCSPSCFIVAYVYLDRFTQKQPYLPVNSFNVHRLLITSVMVAAKFMDDIYYNNAYYAKVGGITTIEMNFLELDFLFGLGFHLNVTPNTFQAYCVHLQSEMMLMQPLNFTDYSLSLGKPLNTHLCFNEDESSHQKQQQLAV